A region from the Musa acuminata AAA Group cultivar baxijiao chromosome BXJ1-10, Cavendish_Baxijiao_AAA, whole genome shotgun sequence genome encodes:
- the LOC135595722 gene encoding uncharacterized protein LOC135595722 — MGCVTSKRVEASVAANVYRPPPTSIALFDISTIEEPWLITTTKAFDDDEREQKEKEKKLTAVPLPLLEKLESYEVAPKSWSEVSKVLEDLKPTLNSQPPAAAAKPHHAPPPPDPKKPPSAPSKNNSFHTLEELESHTKKPSPRPSSPPRASSPARPPPPEMAGFRSVKENSFIVRDREERQRQKAGGDVAAKLPWWRRDPLDGYPERCPPGNADGVVLYTTTLRGVRRTFEDCEQARRVLEGQALDFGVAVDERDVSLHGEFLREVRELVGEELAVPRLFIRGRYVGGVDEVVELSETGKLREMLRWVARRVGDGSGKGGKKDCECCGGARFIPCMECNGSCKVVGEDGKSVERCEQCNENGLMLCPLCH, encoded by the coding sequence ATGGGATGCGTGACCTCGAAGCGTGTTGAAGCGTCAGTGGCGGCCAATGTCTACCGTCCGCCGCCAACCAGCATCGCTCTATTCGACATCAGCACAATCGAGGAGCCGTGGCTTATCACCACCACCAAGGCCTTCGACGACGACGAGAGAGAGCagaaggagaaagagaagaagctcaCTGCCGTGCCGCTCCCTCTGCTAGAAAAGCTCGAATCCTATGAGGTGGCTCCCAAATCCTGGTCCGAGGTGAGCAAAGTTCTTGAAGACCTCAAACCCACGCTCAACTCCCAGCCTCCTGCTGCTGCAGCCAAGCCCCACCATGCTCCTCCTCCGCCAGATCCCAAGAAGCCGCCATCAGCACCATCAAAGAACAACTCCTTCCACACACTCGAAGAGCTCGAGAGCCACACGAAGAAGCCTTCGCCGCGGCCGTCCTCTCCTCCACGAGCGAGCTCGCCCGCCCGCCCGCCGCCGCCCGAGATGGCTGGTTTCCGCTCCGTGAAAGAGAACAGCTTCATCGTCCGCGACAGAGAGGAGAGGCAGAGGCAGAAGGCCGGCGGGGACGTGGCTGCCAAACTGCCGTGGTGGCGCCGCGACCCGCTCGATGGGTACCCCGAGCGCTGCCCCCCTGGGAACGCCGACGGCGTCGTGCTCTACACCACGACGCTGAGAGGTGTCCGTCGGACGTTCGAGGACTGTGAGCAGGCGCGACGGGTACTCGAGGGCCAGGCGCTGGACTTCGGCGTGGCGGTCGACGAGCGAGACGTGTCGCTCCACGGGGAGTTCTTGAGGGAGGTCAGGGAGCTGGTGGGCGAGGAGCTGGCGGTGCCGCGGCTCTTCATAAGGGGCAGGTACGTGGGCGGGGTGGACGAGGTGGTGGAGCTCAGCGAGACGGGGAAACTGAGGGAGATGCTGCGGTGGGTGGCACGGAGGGTAGGAGACGGGTCGGGGAAGGGAGGGAAGAAAGACTGCGAGTGCTGCGGCGGGGCAAGGTTCATTCCATGTATGGAGTGCAACGGGAGCTGCAAGGTGGTGGGGGAGGACGGGAAGAGCGTGGAGAGGTGTGAACAGTGCAACGAGAACGGGCTGATGCTTTGCCCTCTCTGCCATTAG
- the LOC104001018 gene encoding KH domain-containing protein HEN4, whose translation MAFPLLPSKRPFEQNPLEHTGRGKWKKTGPSITLQNQVKVPLGAIIFRILCPASKSGSVIGKGGGIVARIRHQTGAKIRLEETVPGCDERVIVITGLEKDAELGSKHSKEDDEGAGAVDGVESAKENTDNIEGAEDSAAADSSKLDGVPSSAVKALVLVFERLIKSESENDDEDDTNKKHSTVSARLLVLSGQVGCVLGKGGSVIKQMSADSGAQIRILPRDKLPLCASQQDEIVQVTGGVESVKKALHLVAQQLLDNPPREHDLFPSLGSSGPSSDPFASIPRAEGLPPPNFHYPPQVPPFSNRPHDITDFHPGIGPPFPKFHESGPLLQPQVSPEPITYRLLCSNDKVGSVIGKGGNIVKGLKNDTGCEIKVLETTPESEDRIIVISGLALPSDRIAPVQDAVLRVQHRLVMAVPDTKESTVLSRLLVASNQTGCLLGKGGSIIAEMRKLSGAHIRILGREQIPRGVLENDEVVQISGEFGAVQEALLQITARLKLHVFRDKLPAMNPNMPPAFVEQLPPYGLYMGRRESSPPRLHPYLPPFQKDPVGHPFEERSVFAHPVHVSGIPLGVERPASWPPQGMRDVGGPMLLPDYPGDQQRRKGRFASGSQPAPITSVDVFVPRSLVPSIYGEDGGCLKRIREISEAKIIITEPRPEATETVIIISGTPEQTHAAQSLIHAFVLSETVPLESTKP comes from the exons ATGGCATTTCCATTACTACCATCCAAGCGTCCTTTTGAACAAAATCCCTTGGAGCACACTGGGAGGGGTAAGTGGAAAAAGACTGGACCTTCTATAACACTGCAGAATCAGGTGAAAGTGCCCCTAGGGGCTATTATCTTCCGAATACTCTGTCCTGCTTCAAAATCTGGAAGTGTGATTGGTAAAGGTGGAGGTATTGTAGCAAGGATACGCCACCAGACTGGTGCAAAAATTAGACTTGAAGAAACTGTTCCTGGATGCGACGAGAGAGTTATTGTAATCACTGGGTTGGAGAAAGATGCCGAACTTGGCAGCAAACATAGTAAAGAAGATGATGAAGGTGCTGGTGCTGTTGATGGTGTTGAGAGTGCCAAGGAAAATACTGATAATATTGAAGGGGCAGAGGATTCTGCTGCTGCAGATAGTTCAAAATTAGATGGAGTACCATCATCAGCAGTGAAGGCACTCGTACTTGTTTTTGAGAGATTAATTAAAAGTGAATCAGAAAATGATGATGAAGATGACACCAATAAGAAGCATTCCACTGTTTCTGCAAGATTATTAGTTCTGTCTGGCCAGGTGGGTTGTGTCCTTGGAAAGGGTGGGAGTGTGATCAAGCAAATGTCAGCTGATAGTGGGGCCCAGATTCGGATACTTCCTAGAGATAAACTTCCGTTGTGTGCTTCCCAACAGGATGAAATTGTCCAG GTAACAGGAGGGGTTGAATCAGTGAAGAAAGCACTTCATTTAGTTGCTCAGCAGCTTTTGGATAATCCACCACGAGAACATGATTTGTTCCCGTCATTGGGTTCTTCTGGTCCATCGTCTGATCCATTTGCTTCTATTCCTAGGGCAGAAGGCCTTCCACCACCAAATTTTCATTATCCCCCTCAAGTACCACCTTTCTCAAACAGGCCTCATGACATCACGGACTTTCATCCAGGCATTGGTCCACCTTTTCCTAAATTTCATGAAAGTGGACCTCTTCTGCAACCCCAAGTTTCTCCAGAGCCAATAACTTACAGGTTATTGTGTTCCAATGACAAGGTTGGAAGTGTGATAGGAAAGGGAGGGAACATTGTCAAAGGTCTTAAAAATGACACTGGCTGTGAGATCAAAGTTCTAGAGACAACTCCTGAGTCAGAGGATCGTATTATAGTGATATCTGGTCTTGCA CTTCCAAGTGATAGGATAGCGCCAGTGCAGGATGCAGTTCTTCGTGTGCAACATAGACTAGTAATGGCTGTACCTGATACGAAAGAGAGCACTGTCTTGTCTAGGCTTCTTGTTGCTTCCAACCAAACTGGTTGCCTTCTTGGCAAAGGTGGTTCTATAATAGCAGAAATGAGAAAGCTTTCTGGAGCTCATATTCGCATCTTGGGTAGAGAACAGATCCCCAGGGGCGTACTGGAAAATGATGAGGTGGTTCAG ATATCTGGTGAATTTGGAGCAGTTCAGGAAGCTTTGTTGCAAATAACTGCTAGACTGAAGCTTCATGTTTTCCGTGATAAATTACCCGCTATGAATCCCAACATGCCTCCTGCTTTTGTTGAGCAATTACCTCCATATGGTTTATACATGGGAAGGAGGGAGTCTTCACCTCCCAGGTTGCATCCTTATTTGCCACCATTTCAGAAAGATCCTGTTGGTCACCCCTTTGAAGAAAGATCTGTCTTTGCTCATCCAGTTCATGTTTCGGGTATTCCTCTCGGTGTTGAGAGACCTGCATCATGGCCACCTCAG GGTATGAGGGATGTTGGTGGTCCCATGCTTTTACCTGATTACCCAGGAGATCAACAAAGAAGGAAGGGTAGATTTGCTAG TGGAAGCCAGCCGGCCCCTATTACAAGTGTAGATGTTTTTGTTCCTCGATCTCTTGTACCGTCCATCTATGGTGAAGATGGAGGCTGTCTAAAGCGGATCCGTGAG ATCTCAGAAGCCAAAATTATCATTACTGAACCCAGACCAGAGGCTACAGAGACGGTGATCATTATATCTGGAACACCAGAGCAGACCCATGCTGCACAAAGCCTCATCCATGCGTTTGTACTGAGTGAAACTGTTCCTTTAGAATCTACCAAACCTTGA
- the LOC135595720 gene encoding probable pectinesterase/pectinesterase inhibitor 34: MGYGRLGSSESILSVSDLEPSRDAPSTRKRVLLWLALVAVLLLAASGVSVALFFSGRNPSVSPARRRAPSQAISMACGRTRYPALCVSSLLDFPGALEAAGERDLVHVSVNMTLHRVGAAIHGASAIAGAAMDTLARSAYDDCMELLDHSLDLLSNSLLVVSSSSQARVKAVSGEDVLTWLSGALTNQDTCNEGLQLVKDLYVKKHMANQLKDLTELVSNCLAIFSGVSRNEDFTGIPIHNKKRKLLNAIVVDDGFPAWVAKKDRRLLQVPAADIQADMVVSKDGNGTYTSIVDAVKAAPEYSSRRIIIYIKAGRYYENIKVGRKKTNLMFIGDGKNQTIIAGSRSVYDNFTTFHTATFAATGTGFIMRDITIQNWAGPEKHQAVALRVGADHAVVYRCNVIGYQDTLYVHSQRQFFRECDIYGTVDFIFGNAAVVLQNCSLWARKPMDMQKNTITAQNRKDPNQNTGISIHACRVVAAADLEPVKASYSTYLGRPWKLYSRVVYMMSYMEDHIHQAGWLEWNATFALDTLYYGEYMNYGPGGAVGKRVTWPGYRVITLPEEASKFTVAQFIYGSSWLPSTGVAFLSGLSM, from the exons ATGGGCTACGGCCGACTGGGATCGTCCGAGTCGATCCTCTCTGTTTCCGATCTGGAACCGAGTCGCGACGCGCCGAGCACGCGCAAGCGGGTGTTGCTTTGGCTCGCCCTCGTCGCTGTCCTCCTGCTCGCCGCTTCCGGCGTCTCGGTCGCGCTGTTCTTCAGCGGCCGGAACCCGTCGGTCTCGCCGGCGCGCCGCCGGGCCCCTAGCCAGGCCATCTCCATGGCGTGCGGCCGGACTCGGTACCCCGCTCTGTGCGTGAGCTCGCTGCTCGACTTCCCCGGCGCGCTCGAGGCGGCCGGGGAACGCGACCTCGTGCACGTCTCGGTCAACATGACGCTCCATCGTGTCGGAGCTGCCATCCACGGCGCCTCCGCCATCGCCGGCGCCGCCATGGACACTCTGGCCCGTTCCGCATACGACGACTGTATGGAGCTGCTCGACCACTCCCTCGACCTGCTGTCCAACTCGCTCCTCGTCGTGTCCTCGTCCTCGCAGGCCCGGGTCAAGGCCGTCTCCGGCGAGGACGTGCTCACCTGGCTCAGCGGCGCGCTCACGAACCAGGACACGTGCAATGAAGGTCTGCAACTGGTCAAAGACCTCTACGTCAAGAAGCACATGGCGAACCAGCTGAAGGACCTCACCGAGCTTGTCAGCAACTGCCTGGCCATCTTCTCCGGCGTGAGCCGTAACGAGGACTTCACCGGCATTCCCATCCACAACAAGAAGAGGAAGCTCCTGAATGCCATCGTCGTCGACGATGGATTTCCGGCATGGGTGGCGAAGAAGGACCGGCGGCTGCTTCAGGTACCGGCGGCGGACATTCAGGCAGACATGGTCGTGTCCAAGGACGGAAATGGCACCTACACGTCCATCGTGGACGCCGTGAAGGCCGCGCCGGAGTACAGCAGCCGCCGCATCATCATCTACATCAAGGCCGGCCGGTACTACGAGAACATCAAAGTCGGAAGAAAGAAGACGAACCTCATGTTCATCGGCGACGGCAAAAACCAAACGATCATAGCCGGATCGCGAAGCGTCTACGACAACTTCACCACCTTCCATACCGCCACCTTCG CGGCGACGGGGACGGGGTTTATAATGAGGGACATCACGATACAGAACTGGGCAGGGCCGGAGaagcaccaggcggtggcactccgCGTGGGGGCCGACCACGCGGTGGTCTACCGCTGCAACGTCATCGGCTACCAGGACACTCTGTACGTGCACTCGCAGCGGCAGTTCTTCCGGGAATGCGACATCTACGGCACCGTCGACTTCATCTTCGGCAACGCGGCGGTGGTGCTACAGAACTGCAGCCTGTGGGCACGGAAGCCGATGGACATGCAGAAGAACACCATCACGGCGCAGAACCGCAAGGACCCCAACCAGAACACCGGAATCTCCATCCACGCGTGccgggtggtggcggcggcagacCTGGAGCCGGTGAAGGCCAGCTATTCCACCTACCTGGGCCGGCCGTGGAAGCTGTACTCCAGGGTGGTGTACATGATGTCGTACATGGAGGATCACATCCACCAAGCGGGGTGGCTGGAGTGGAACGCCACCTTCGCCCTGGACACGCTCTACTACGGGGAGTACATGAATTACGGGCCGGGGGGTGCGGTGGGGAAGCGGGTGACATGGCCAGGGTACCGGGTGATCACGCTGCCGGAGGAGGCGAGCAAGTTCACGGTGGCTCAGTTCATCTACGGCTCCTCATGGCTGCCTTCAACTGGAGTGGCCTTCTTGTCTGGCTTATCCATGTAA
- the LOC135595721 gene encoding uncharacterized protein LOC135595721 isoform X2 produces MQARAAAEDSDKEAFAKKPRHCNAEMPLADANDDSFLFPVEEIVQFPLPGYVAPTSISFSPDGRLISYLFSPDGTLHRKLFAFDVVSGRQELAFSPPEGGGLDETNLSVEEKLRRERSRERGLGVTRYQWKARSPSSSCFSPEKPTIMVPLPNGVYFQELCGSEPELKLPCSGSPIIDPHLSPDGSMLAYVGDDELHVLSLSPGEPKLPNQLTFGARANGKTHGLAEYIAQEEMDRKTGFWWSPDSKYIAFAEVDSAEIPLFRIMHQGKNSVGSDAQEDHAYPFAGAANVKVRLGVVPASGGEVTWMDLICGLQDDAGGDEEYLARVNWMPDNSLTAQVLSRSHSKLKIFKFDIQTRKKKVLFVEEHETWINLHDCFTPLDKGVNCSSGGFIWASEKTGFRHLYHHDNNGVCLGPLTQGNWMVEQIAGINENAGLLYFTGTVDGPLESNLYCTKLFPDWNLPLQQPVRLTQGRGRHAVVLDHQMQRFVDVHDSLNSPPRVILCSLHDRSVITPLFEQPLSIPCCRKLQLLSPEIVQISAKDGTVLYGALYKPDARKFGPPPYKTLINIYGGPSVQLVVDSWINTVDMRAQYLRNKGILVWKITEGLQGEDWSLRAI; encoded by the exons ATGCAAGCGCGCGCGGCCGCGGAGGACAGCGACAAGGAGGCCTTCGCGAAGAAGCCGCGCCACTGCAACGCCGAGATGCCACTCGCTGACGCGAACGACGACTCCTTTCTCTTTCCGGTGGAGGAGATCGTCCAGTTCCCGCTGCCGGGCTACGTCGCCCCCACTTCCATCAGCTTCAGCCCCGATGGGCGCCTGATCTCGTACCTCTTCAGCCCCGATGGCACCCTCCACCGCAAACTCTTCGCCTTTGACGTTGTCTCGGGGCGGCAAGAGCTGGCCTTTAGCCCGCCCGAAGGAGGGGGGCTCGACGAGACCAATCTCTCGGTGGAGGAGAAGCTGAGGAGGGAGAGGTCGAGGGAGAGGGGATTGGGAGTCACGCGGTACCAATGGAAAGCGAGGTCTCCATCATCTTCTTGCTTTTCTCCGGAAAAGCCCACCATCATGGTGCCATTGCCCAATGGG GTCTATTTCCAGGAATTATGTGGCTCAGAACCAGAGCTCAAGCTGCCATGTTCTGGTTCGCCAATTATTGACCCACATCTTTCGCCAGATGGAAGCATGCTTGCGTATGTTGGAGATGATGAGCTTCATGTTTTAAGTTTGTCACCTGGGGAGCCTAAGCTGCCTAACCAATTAACTTTCGGTGCAAGAGCAAATGGAAAG ACTCATGGTCTCGCTGAATACATCGCACAG GAAGAGATGGATCGGAAGACTGGATTCTGGTGGTCTCCTGATAGCAAATATATTGCATTCGCTGAAGTTGATTCAGCTGAGATACCTCTTTTCAGAATTATGCATCAGGGAAAAAATTCGGTTGGCTCAGATGCACAAGAAGACCATGCCTACCCTTTTGCTGGAGCAGCTAATGTGAAAGTTCGACTTGGAGTTGTTCCTGCTTCTGGAGGAGAAGTTACTTGGATGGACCTTATTTGCGGGTTACAAGATGATGCTGGTGGTGATGAAGAGTATCTAGCTAGAGTCAATTGGATGCCTGATAATTCTCTTACAGCTCAAGTCCTCAGCAGGTCCCATTCCAAATTGAAGATTTTTAAGTTTGATATtcagaccagaaagaaaaaggtCTTATTTGTAGAAGAGCATGAGACATGGATAAACTTGCATGACTGCTTCACACCTCTAGACAAAGGAGTGAATTGTTCGTCTGGTGGTTTCATTTGGGCTAGTGAAAAGACTGGTTTTAGACATCTCTACCATCATGACAATAATGGAGTTTGCTTGGGGCCTCTTACCCAGGGTAATTGGATGGTTGAGCAAATTGCTGGCATAAATGAAAATGCCGGTCTTCTCTACTTCACTGGCACGGTGGATGGACCATTAGAATCTAACTTATACTGTACAAAGCTTTTTCCAGATTGGAACCTTCCCTTACAACAACCAGTGAGGTTGACTCAGGGTAGGGGAAGACATGCAGTGGTTCTTGATCATCAGATGCAGAGATTTGTTGATGTCCACGATTCTTTGAACTCTCCACCTAGAGTAATACTTTGTTCTTTACACGATAGAAGTGTAATAACTCCTTTATTTGAGCAGCCTCTTAGCATTCCTTGTTGTAGGAAGCTACAACTTCTATCACCAGAGATTGTGCAAATATCTGCAAAAGATGGCACAGTTTTATATGGGGCTTTATACAAACCTGATGCAAGGAAATTTGGGCCACCTCCATATAAAACATTAATCAATATTTATGGTGGTCCAAGTGTTCAACTTGTAGTTGATTCATGGATAAATACAGTTGACATGAGAGCTCAATACCTAAGGAATAAGGGAATCTTAGTATGGAAG ATAACAGAGGGACTGCAAGGCGAGGATTGGAGTTTGAGGGCCATATAA
- the LOC135595721 gene encoding uncharacterized protein LOC135595721 isoform X1, producing the protein MQARAAAEDSDKEAFAKKPRHCNAEMPLADANDDSFLFPVEEIVQFPLPGYVAPTSISFSPDGRLISYLFSPDGTLHRKLFAFDVVSGRQELAFSPPEGGGLDETNLSVEEKLRRERSRERGLGVTRYQWKARSPSSSCFSPEKPTIMVPLPNGVYFQELCGSEPELKLPCSGSPIIDPHLSPDGSMLAYVGDDELHVLSLSPGEPKLPNQLTFGARANGKTHGLAEYIAQEEMDRKTGFWWSPDSKYIAFAEVDSAEIPLFRIMHQGKNSVGSDAQEDHAYPFAGAANVKVRLGVVPASGGEVTWMDLICGLQDDAGGDEEYLARVNWMPDNSLTAQVLSRSHSKLKIFKFDIQTRKKKVLFVEEHETWINLHDCFTPLDKGVNCSSGGFIWASEKTGFRHLYHHDNNGVCLGPLTQGNWMVEQIAGINENAGLLYFTGTVDGPLESNLYCTKLFPDWNLPLQQPVRLTQGRGRHAVVLDHQMQRFVDVHDSLNSPPRVILCSLHDRSVITPLFEQPLSIPCCRKLQLLSPEIVQISAKDGTVLYGALYKPDARKFGPPPYKTLINIYGGPSVQLVVDSWINTVDMRAQYLRNKGILVWKLDNRGTARRGLEFEGHIKHSFGRIDAEDQLTGAEWLVRQGLAKVDHIGLYGWSYGGFLSAMSLARFPDTFRCAVSGAPVTSWDGYDTFYTEKYMGLPKENPDAYEFGSIMHHVHKIKGKLMLVHGMIDENVHFRHTARLINSLIAAGKPYELLLFPDERHMPRRLRDRVHMEERIWEFIERNL; encoded by the exons ATGCAAGCGCGCGCGGCCGCGGAGGACAGCGACAAGGAGGCCTTCGCGAAGAAGCCGCGCCACTGCAACGCCGAGATGCCACTCGCTGACGCGAACGACGACTCCTTTCTCTTTCCGGTGGAGGAGATCGTCCAGTTCCCGCTGCCGGGCTACGTCGCCCCCACTTCCATCAGCTTCAGCCCCGATGGGCGCCTGATCTCGTACCTCTTCAGCCCCGATGGCACCCTCCACCGCAAACTCTTCGCCTTTGACGTTGTCTCGGGGCGGCAAGAGCTGGCCTTTAGCCCGCCCGAAGGAGGGGGGCTCGACGAGACCAATCTCTCGGTGGAGGAGAAGCTGAGGAGGGAGAGGTCGAGGGAGAGGGGATTGGGAGTCACGCGGTACCAATGGAAAGCGAGGTCTCCATCATCTTCTTGCTTTTCTCCGGAAAAGCCCACCATCATGGTGCCATTGCCCAATGGG GTCTATTTCCAGGAATTATGTGGCTCAGAACCAGAGCTCAAGCTGCCATGTTCTGGTTCGCCAATTATTGACCCACATCTTTCGCCAGATGGAAGCATGCTTGCGTATGTTGGAGATGATGAGCTTCATGTTTTAAGTTTGTCACCTGGGGAGCCTAAGCTGCCTAACCAATTAACTTTCGGTGCAAGAGCAAATGGAAAG ACTCATGGTCTCGCTGAATACATCGCACAG GAAGAGATGGATCGGAAGACTGGATTCTGGTGGTCTCCTGATAGCAAATATATTGCATTCGCTGAAGTTGATTCAGCTGAGATACCTCTTTTCAGAATTATGCATCAGGGAAAAAATTCGGTTGGCTCAGATGCACAAGAAGACCATGCCTACCCTTTTGCTGGAGCAGCTAATGTGAAAGTTCGACTTGGAGTTGTTCCTGCTTCTGGAGGAGAAGTTACTTGGATGGACCTTATTTGCGGGTTACAAGATGATGCTGGTGGTGATGAAGAGTATCTAGCTAGAGTCAATTGGATGCCTGATAATTCTCTTACAGCTCAAGTCCTCAGCAGGTCCCATTCCAAATTGAAGATTTTTAAGTTTGATATtcagaccagaaagaaaaaggtCTTATTTGTAGAAGAGCATGAGACATGGATAAACTTGCATGACTGCTTCACACCTCTAGACAAAGGAGTGAATTGTTCGTCTGGTGGTTTCATTTGGGCTAGTGAAAAGACTGGTTTTAGACATCTCTACCATCATGACAATAATGGAGTTTGCTTGGGGCCTCTTACCCAGGGTAATTGGATGGTTGAGCAAATTGCTGGCATAAATGAAAATGCCGGTCTTCTCTACTTCACTGGCACGGTGGATGGACCATTAGAATCTAACTTATACTGTACAAAGCTTTTTCCAGATTGGAACCTTCCCTTACAACAACCAGTGAGGTTGACTCAGGGTAGGGGAAGACATGCAGTGGTTCTTGATCATCAGATGCAGAGATTTGTTGATGTCCACGATTCTTTGAACTCTCCACCTAGAGTAATACTTTGTTCTTTACACGATAGAAGTGTAATAACTCCTTTATTTGAGCAGCCTCTTAGCATTCCTTGTTGTAGGAAGCTACAACTTCTATCACCAGAGATTGTGCAAATATCTGCAAAAGATGGCACAGTTTTATATGGGGCTTTATACAAACCTGATGCAAGGAAATTTGGGCCACCTCCATATAAAACATTAATCAATATTTATGGTGGTCCAAGTGTTCAACTTGTAGTTGATTCATGGATAAATACAGTTGACATGAGAGCTCAATACCTAAGGAATAAGGGAATCTTAGTATGGAAG CTAGATAACAGAGGGACTGCAAGGCGAGGATTGGAGTTTGAGGGCCATATAAAGCACAGCTTCGGTCGTATAGATGCAGAAGATCAACTCACTGGTGCGGAGTGGCTTGTAAGGCAAGGGCTTGCCAAAGTGGATCACATTGGCTTATATGGTTGGAGCTATGGCGGTTTTCTGTCAGCAATGAGCCTGGCAAGGTTTCCTGACACTTTCCGGTGTGCAGTATCAGGTGCCCCGGTAACTTCATGGGATGGATATGACACATTCTACACTGAAAAATACATGGGCTTGCCCAAGGAAAATCCTGATGCCTATGAGTTTGGGTCGATCATGCACCATGTGCACAAGATCAAAGGGAAGTTGATGCTTGTTCATGGAATGATCGATGAGAACGTTCACTTCAGGCACACAGCAAGACTTATCAACTCACTAATTGCAGCTGGTAAGCCATATGAACTTCTGCTGTTTCCAGATGAACGGCACATGCCTCGTCGGCTTAGAGATCGTGTTCATATGGAAGAGAGAATTTGGGAATTTATCGAGAGAAATCTATGA